From the genome of Glycine max cultivar Williams 82 chromosome 2, Glycine_max_v4.0, whole genome shotgun sequence, one region includes:
- the LOC100806981 gene encoding Anaphase-promoting complex subunit 10-like, with translation MAAESSEGEEETKLSGGSLLLTVDDDLTEMGKKAAWSVSSCKPGNGVSSLRDDNLETYWQSDGGQPHLVNIQFQKKVRLQLIVLYVDFKLDESYTPSKVSIRAGDGFHNLKEIKTVELVKPTGWVYLSLSGVDPRDTFVNTFMLQIAVLSNHLNGRDTHVRQIKVYGPRPNPIPHQPFQFTSREFITYSSIR, from the exons ATGGCAGCAGAATCATCAGAGGGCGAAGAAGAAACCAAGTTAAGCGGAGGGAGCTTATTGCTGACCGTTGACGACGACTTAACGGAAATGGGAAAGAAAGCCGCTTGGAGCGTCAGTTCCTGCAAACCCGGTAACGGCGTTTCCTCTCTCCGTGACGACAATCTCGAAACCTATTGGCA ATCCGACGGAGGGCAACCCCATTTGGTCAACATTCAGTTTCAAAAGAAAGTTAGACTTCAG TTGATTGTGCTGTACGTGGATTTCAAGCTTGATGAGAGTTACACGCCGAGCAAAGTTTCCATCCGTGCCGGTGATGGTTTTCACAACTTgaag GAGATTAAGACCGTGGAACTCGTGAAGCCAACTGGGTGGGTTTATCTATCCTTATCTGGAGTTGATCCTAG GGATACCTTTGTGAACACTTTCATGTTGCAAATTGCTGTGTTGTCAAACCATCTCAATGGAAGGGATACTCACGTGCGGCAGATCAAAGTTTACGGGCCTCGACC GAACCCTATCCCACATCAGCCATTCCAATTTACTTCAAGGGAGTTTATCACCTACTCTTCTATAAGATGA
- the LOC100805380 gene encoding tubby-like F-box protein 2 — MSLRSIVRELKEMRDGIGSTSKRGAESKHRLSRTKSHVAPDVLATPFEPIQQGQWANLPSELLLDIIQRVEESETSWPARAVVVFCASVCKSWRSITREIVKTPEQCGRITFPISLKQPGPRDSPIQCFIRRNKETSTYLLYFGLVPSENDSNKLLLAAKRIRRATGTGFVISLAADDFSRASNKYVGKLRSNFLGTKFTVYDSQAPHDSAIQSNCQSSRRFHSKQVSPRVPACSYLVSTVSYELNVLCTRGPRRMHCVMNSIPVSAIQEGGNAPTPTSFPQIFDEPFSPSPALKEKAQVTDLNSASLSEPPVLSQGSTEQLALKNKAPRWHEQLQCWCLNFKGRVSVASVKNFQLVAAVDPSHNISAEEQEKVILQFGKIGKDIFTMDYCYPLSTFQAFAICLSSFDTKPACE; from the exons ATGTCATTGAGAAGCATAGTCCGTGAACTCAAGGAGATGAGAGATGGAATAGGAAGCACATCAAAGCGGGGTGCAGAAAGCAAGCATCGGCTCAGTCGGACAAAGTCACATGTAGCTCCAGATGTTCTTGCAACTCCATTTGAACCTATTCAACAGGGACAATGGGCAAATCTACCATCAGAATTGCTTTTGGACATAATCCAGAGGGTCGAAGAGAGTGAGACATCTTGGCCTGCCCGTGCTGTTGTTGTCTTTTGTGCTTCAGTATGTAAATCATGGAGGTCCATTACAAGAGAGATTGTCAAGACTCCTGAACAATGTGGAAGGATCACATTTCCCATTTCATTGAAGCAG CCGGGTCCGCGTGATTCTCCAATACAGTGCTTTATCAGGAGGAACAAAGAAACTTCTACATATCTATTGTACTTTGGTCTGGTTCCAT CAGAGAATGACAGTAATAAGTTGTTATTAGCTGCCAAAAGGATAAGAAGGGCAACAGGCACCGGTTTTGTCATATCCTTGGCTGCTGATGATTTTTCTCGAGCCAGCAACAAATATGTTGGTAAACTAAG GTCTAACTTTTTGGGTACCAAGTTCACCGTATATGACAGTCAAGCTCCACATGATTCTGCAATTCAATCAAATTGTCAATCTAGTAGGAGATTTCATTCTAAGCAGGTGTCACCAAGAGTTCCAGCATGTAGCTATCTTGTCAGCACTGTTTCCTACGAGCTGAATGTCCTTTGCACTAGAGGGCCAAGAAGAATGCATTGTGTCATGAACTCTATACCTGTCTCAGCTATTCAGGAAGGAGGCAACGCCCCAACTCCAACATCTTTCCCTCAAATatttgatgaacctttttctcCATCACCAGCACTGAAAGAAAAAGCTCAAGTCACAGATTTAAACTCTGCAAGCTTATCAGAGCCACCAGTATTGAGCCAAGGCTCAACCGAGCAATTAGCACTGAAAAACAAGGCTCCCAGATGGCATGAGCAGCTACAGTGCTGGTGTCTAAACTTCAAGGGTCGCGTTTCAGTGGCTTCTGTTAAGAACTTTCAACTTGTAGCTGCTGTTGATCCATCTCATAATATTTCTGCCGAGGAGCAAGAAAAGGTAATCTTGCAGTTTGGAAAGATTGGAAAAGACATATTTACCATGGATTACTGTTATCCACTCTCTACTTTCCAAGCCTTCGCCATCTGCTTGAGCAGCTTTGACACTAAACCTGCCTGTGAATGA
- the LOC100806981 gene encoding anaphase-promoting complex subunit 10-like isoform X1 — MAAESSEGEEETKLSGGSLLLTVDDDLTEMGKKAAWSVSSCKPGNGVSSLRDDNLETYWQSDGGQPHLVNIQFQKKVRLQLIVLYVDFKLDESYTPSKVSIRAGDGFHNLKEIKTVELVKPTGWVYLSLSGVDPRLEITELRCIGMMKSDLLPAFDHIVFGALSVLLNIFFDNLHKLLRPREAHHGSTIRHNGMFIWQSFSLPPCSAIHH; from the exons ATGGCAGCAGAATCATCAGAGGGCGAAGAAGAAACCAAGTTAAGCGGAGGGAGCTTATTGCTGACCGTTGACGACGACTTAACGGAAATGGGAAAGAAAGCCGCTTGGAGCGTCAGTTCCTGCAAACCCGGTAACGGCGTTTCCTCTCTCCGTGACGACAATCTCGAAACCTATTGGCA ATCCGACGGAGGGCAACCCCATTTGGTCAACATTCAGTTTCAAAAGAAAGTTAGACTTCAG TTGATTGTGCTGTACGTGGATTTCAAGCTTGATGAGAGTTACACGCCGAGCAAAGTTTCCATCCGTGCCGGTGATGGTTTTCACAACTTgaag GAGATTAAGACCGTGGAACTCGTGAAGCCAACTGGGTGGGTTTATCTATCCTTATCTGGAGTTGATCCTAG GCTTGAGATCACAGAGTTAAGGTGTATTGGAATGATGAAATCGGACCTTCTCCCTGCTTTTGATCATATTGTGTTTGGGGCATTATCAGTGttgttaaatatcttttttgacAACCTCCATAAGCTATTGAGGCCGAGGGAGGCCCACCATGGCAGCACCATAAGGCACAATGGCATGTTTATATGGCAGAGTTTCAGCCTTCCACCATGTTCTGCCATCCACCATTAA
- the LOC100810719 gene encoding zinc-finger homeodomain protein 6 — translation MDMREQDKVIEMPSTLGYNNSSSGSKLSSPIGERSSDQLPPHQSHTLVFTDPPQTSSHHHNLYPPSLPPNPLQLPQPHHRPRRDPDPSSIISPPIISTTPTTAPPQPHTTTTLFRYRECLKNHAASMGGHVTDGCGEFMPNGEEGTPESLKCAACECHRNFHRKEPHQGVLVESQLQHVLLNKNNRNINTIIHSPDSHHHLQFPTPHSHLHGGPPVVQPVMLGFGGSGPAESSSEDLNMFQTNDHGGGGNNLLLSSVQQQPPLLSSSSSKKRFRTKFTQQQKDRMMEFAEKLGWKIQKQDEQELHQFCSQVGVRRQVFKVWMHNSKQALKKKQM, via the coding sequence ATGGACATGAGAGAGCAAGATAAGGTTATAGAGATGCCTAGCACTTTGGGTTATAATAACTCCTCTTCTGGTTCCAAGCTATCATCACCAATAGGTGAAAGAAGTAGTGACCAATTACCTCCTCATCAATCTCACACATTAGTTTTCACTGATCCACCCCAAACTTCTTCACATCATCATAATCTCTATCCCCCTTCACTCCCACCAAACCCTCTTCAACTTCCACAACCTCATCACAGACCCAGAAGAGATCCAGATCCAAGTTCTATTATTTCTCCTCCTATCATAAGCACCACCCCAACAACAGCACCACCACAAccacacacaacaacaacattatTCAGATACCGAGAATGTCTGAAGAATCATGCTGCAAGCATGGGAGGTCATGTCACAGATGGGTGTGGAGAGTTCATGCCAAATGGAGAAGAGGGCACCCCAGAATCCTTAAAGTGTGCAGCTTGTGAGTGCCACCGCAATTTCCACAGAAAAGAACCTCATCAAGGAGTACTAGTAGAGTCACAACTACAACATGTTCTTCTCAACAAAAACAATAGGAACATAAACACTATTATTCATTCTCCAGACTCTCATCACCACCTTCAGTTTCCTACACCACACTCTCATCTTCATGGTGGGCCGCCTGTTGTTCAGCCCGTGATGTTGGGCTTTGGGGGATCAGGCCCAGCTGAGTCCTCAAGCGAAGATCTCAACATGTTTCAGACCAATGATCATGGAGGAGGAGGGAACAACTTGTTATTATCATCAGTGCAGCAGCAGCCACCACTActctcatcatcatcttcaaagaaGAGGTTCAGGACCAAGTTCACACAGCAACAGAAAGATAGGATGATGGAGTTTGCTGAGAAACTTGGGTGGAAGATCCAGAAACAAGATGAACAGGAACTGCATCAGTTTTGCTCCCAGGTTGGTGTAAGAAGACaggttttcaaggtttggatgCACAACAGCAAGCAAGCCTTGAAGAAGAAGCAAATGTAA
- the LOC100797572 gene encoding U-box domain-containing protein 5, whose translation MGTDGGEQIETLPNPRSFKVHRTMCTELRKLVDRILRIIPQIEAARPCGMQALCLLNKAIDKARQLLLYCSETSKLYLAITGDSILSKFQKARKSLAKSLVQILNMVPVMLAAEISRLIGDLECVTFVFDSAEEAAGKVVKRLLQQDPSTSDKDLMEESEIKDFQFVAARLGITSPTAILIEKRSIKKLLEKLKRNDQTKEIVLKNLLFLLIKHRKSITGEQMEVYSQIEVPITTENSGHESQENLHVKSDPYLSHGQYRTHAGDLSRLTPPKEYTCPISLRLMYDPVVIASGKTYERMWIQKWFDEGNTICPKTKKKLVHMALTPNIALKDLILKWCETNGVSIPDPSRLVQDCHSWEASSNSIRSFGSSLYDLNFPTDFSNMSLGSLDTNYNSDSSHTKANHSLNLMLNKSSDNSHRHQSRARIHDADWMHLSKLHERQWESQCQVIENIKMDFKCNCQAFCCVSSENFIDPLTRFLSTGCERHDVKALRAGTKLLLEFMKCCRNGMTNLSEDTCIMLESLLDTEVIGEALTIMEELTGNWYEKTNIAASSVLSSVSKILDSGNEEFRRKAIKIMNNFSSNGQICPYMVSLGCIPKLLPFFEDRTLLRDSIHILKNLCDTEEGRVTVVETKGCISSVVEILETGSDEEKEPALVILLSLCSQRVEYCQLVMYEGIIPSLVNISNKGSDMAKAYALELLRLLKGDSEFEYEDCCEPNLNGSQEPNNNHYQEKKSSKKPSILKKLSLFSKSISVAPKTKR comes from the exons ATGGGAACTGATGGCGGTGAACAGATAGAGACATTACCAAATCCTCGCTCCTTTAAG GTACATCGTACAATGTGCACAGAACTCAGGAAATTAGTTGATAGGATATTGCGGATTATTCCACAGATAGAAGCAGCACGCCCTTGTGGAATGCAGGCTCTGTGTTTGCTGAACAAGGCAATTGATAAAGCCAGACAACTGCTGCTATACTGCTCCGAAACTAGTAAACTTTACCTG GCAATAACAGGGGATTCCATACTCTCAAAATTCCAGAAGGCAAGAAAATCGTTAGCCAAAAGCTTAGTCCAGATTCTGAATATGGTTCCAGTTATGTTGGCTGCAGAG ATTTCTCGACTAATTGGTGATCTTGAGTGTGTGACATTTGTCTTCGACTCTGCTGAAGAAGCAGCTGGGAAGGTTGTGAAACGATTGCTCCAGCAAGATCCTTCAACGTCAGATAAAGATTTAATGGAGGAATCTGAAATAAAAGATTTTCAGTTTGTAGCAGCAAGACTTGGTATTACATCCCCAACGGCCATCCTAATAGAGAAACGATCTATTAAGAAGTTGCTAGAAAAACTCAAACGAAATGACCAGACAAAAGAGATTGTCTTGAAAAATCTTTTGTTTCTCCTGATAAAGCACCGGAAATCAATCACAGGAGAACAAATGGAGGTCTATTCTCAAATTGAAGTACCAATTACAACTGAGAACTCAGGTCATGAGTCTCAAGAAAACCTTCATGTCAAGTCAGACCCATACTTGAGCCATGGTCAGTATAGAACTCATGCCGGTGATTTGAGCAGACTTACACCTCCTAAGGAATATACATGTCCAATATCTTTAAGGTTGATGTATGACCCTGTTGTCATTGCTTCAGGAAAAACATATGAAAGGATGTGGATACAAAAGTGGTTTGATGAGGGTAATACTATATGCcccaaaactaaaaagaaactGGTTCATATGGCATTGACTCCAAACATTGCCTTAAAGGACTTAATATTAAAGTGGTGTGAAACTAATGGAGTCTCCATTCCTGACCCGAGTAGGCTAGTGCAAGATTGTCACTCATGGGAAGCTTCCTCCAACTCCATTAGGAGTTTTGGAAGTTCTTTGTATGATTTGAACTTCCCAACGGATTTTAGTAACATGTCTCTTGGATCATTAGATACCAATTATAATTCAGATTCCTCCCACACTAAGGCCAATCATAGCTTAAATTTGATGTTGAACAAGAGCAGTGACAATTCACACAGGCATCAATCTCGTGCACGGATACATGATGCTGATTGGATGCATTTGTCTAAACTCCATGAGCGTCAATGGGAATCTCAATGCCAAgtcattgaaaatataaaaatggatTTCAAATGCAATTGCCAAGCTTTTTGCTGTGTGTCATCTGAGAATTTCATTGACCCACTCACGAGATTTCTGAGCACTGGGTGTGAGCGGCATGATGTAAAAGCTCTGAGAGCAGGAACTAAGTTGCTATTGGAATTTATGAAGTGTTGcag AAATGGTATGACCAATTTAAGTGAAGATACGTGCATTATGTTGGAAAGTCTTCTTGATACAGAAGTGATTGGTGAAGCTCTCACCATAATGGAAGAACTGACAGGGAATTGGTATGAAAAAACTAACATTGCAGCTTCCAGTGTACTCTCTTCTGTTTCAAAGATCCTTGATTCAGGTAATGAAGAGTTCCGACGAAAAGctattaaaataatgaataatttttcatcCAATGGTCAAATTTGTCCCTACATGGTGTCTCTCGGGTGCATCCCAAAATTACTGCCATTTTTTGAAGACAGAACCCTTTTGAGAGACagtatacatattttgaaaaacctttGTGATACTGAAGAGGGTAGGGTTACTGTTGTTGAAACAAAAGGATGCATATCTTCTGTTGTTGAAATACTTGAGACTGGCAGTGATGAGGAAAAAGAACCTGCGCTGGTTATTCTTCTCTCCTTATGCTCTCAACGTGTGGAATACTGTCAGTTGGTTATGTATGAGGGGATTATTCCTTCTCTTGTCAACATCTCCAACAAAGGAAGTGATATGGCAAAGGCTTATGCATTAGAACTACTCCGTCTTTTGAAGGGTGATAGCGAGTTTGAGTATGAAGATTGTTGTGAGCCAAATCTCAACGGCTCTCAAGAACCTAACAACAATCACtatcaagaaaagaaatcgtCAAAGAAACCGTCAATTTTGAAGAAACTGTCACTCTTCTCAAAATCCATTTCAGTTGCACCAAAAACCAAGAGATGA